One Acidimicrobiia bacterium genomic window, CGATCTCGAGACGTCGCTCTCGAGCTTGGAGGCGCAGATCGCCAGGACGCAGCTGGAGGTTCGCCAGACCAAGGAAACCGTACAGGAGCGCGCGGTCGATCTGTACATGTCTCGCTCCCTGAACGTCGGCGGCGTGCTGCTGGCGGTGAACGAGATGGCAGACGTGAGCGTTGGCCTGGAGTACGCCGGTCAAGTGATCGAGGATTCGGAGGCGCTGATTCGTCGCCTCGAAGTTCTCGAACACCAGGAAGAACTCCAGCAGGAACAGGTTGAGGCGAACAAACGACGAACCGAGGAGATTCTCGCCGCCCTGGAGGTTGAGCGGGAGGGCCTCGTAGCAGACCGCACCCTTCTGGAGGAGAAAGAGGCAGAGGTAGCCGCCGAACTGGAAGCGGTGAAGGATCTGCTGGCGGAAGTCCAGTCCGACATCCGTGAGGTCGAAGGCGAGCTGACCGCCCTCGAACGAGAACAGGAGAAGATCGAAGCTGCGATCCGGGCTGCTCAATCGGCCGGCGGAGAGAAGCTCGGCTCCTTGCGCTGGCCGGTTGCCGGCTCCGTGTCTTCGCCGTTCGGCTTCCGGGTTCATCCCATCTCCGGCGTTCGCAAGCTCCACACCGGCATCGACATGTCGGCAGGCTCGGGCGTGAAGATCGTTGCCGCAGGAAACGGCGTCGTGATCCTGGCGAGCTGGTACGGGGGATACGGCAACGCGGTGGTCATCGATCACGGAGCGGGACTGTCCACCCTGTACGCCCATCAGAGCAAGCTGGCAGTCAGCGTCGGTCAGTCGGTGTCGGACGGCGAGGTGATCGGCTACGTCGGCTCGACCGGATATTCGACCGGTCCGCACCTCCACTTCGAGACTCGCGAGTTTGGAACTCCGGTCGACCCGATGCCTTTCCTCAACGGTTGATGAAGGTAGTCACCACCAACCGGCGGGCTCGTCATGATCACGAGATCCTCGAGACCTACGAGGCGGGGATTGTTCTGGTCGGTAGCGAGGTCAAGAGCCTTCGGGACGGGCAGGTAAACCTCAAGGACTCCTATGCGTCCATCCGCGCCGGTGAACTCTGGCTGATCGGATGTCATATCGCGCCGTACGCATTCTCCCGCCTGGGCGGGCACGAACCTGAGCGCGATCGGAAACTCCTCCTCCATAGACGCGAGATCGATCGGATCGGGTCCAAGCTCGCCGAAAAGGGATTGACTCTGATCCCACTGCGCATCTACTTCAAGGAAGGCACAGCGAAGATCGAACTCGGGCTCGGAAGAGGCAAGCGCACCTACGACAAGCGCCAGTCTCTCAAGGCAAAAGAGCAAAAGCGCGAGATGGATAGGGCGATGCGCCGCAAGGGTAGGCAGTAGCGGCGGGTATCAGGTGGCTCCGTCCTCGGTGATCTTCCGATGCGTCGAGCCGAGAGCTCTGATGTATTCGTGCGGCAGTCCGTGTTCGGTGGCCCCGGCGAGGATGCTGGCGAGATACCTGGTGTCGGGCGGTCCTCCGTTTGGAGACGCGAGAGGAGCCTTGACCCGGTAGGTGGTCGCCGTCACCTCGAAGCCGTTCCGGACGACGTTGACCGGGTAACGGTCGTAACGCGCCTCGACGCGGTCGAGTGTGGCGAAGTCCG contains:
- a CDS encoding gamma-glutamylcyclotransferase family protein; the encoded protein is MFYFAYGSNMSSTVMADRCPNALSLGAARLDDHRLAFSLPSLRWGGYAADIETAEGSAVWGVLWEVATTDFATLDRVEARYDRYPVNVVRNGFEVTATTYRVKAPLASPNGGPPDTRYLASILAGATEHGLPHEYIRALGSTHRKITEDGAT
- the smpB gene encoding SsrA-binding protein SmpB, translating into MKVVTTNRRARHDHEILETYEAGIVLVGSEVKSLRDGQVNLKDSYASIRAGELWLIGCHIAPYAFSRLGGHEPERDRKLLLHRREIDRIGSKLAEKGLTLIPLRIYFKEGTAKIELGLGRGKRTYDKRQSLKAKEQKREMDRAMRRKGRQ
- a CDS encoding peptidoglycan DD-metalloendopeptidase family protein encodes the protein MRRWMVPVAMLLLLALSVPVGAQSDEARLSDVEQEIDALNQRIKAQKEIKDQRAAAVAAVAGRLAELQAQITEVQGRVDSKELDIANQESELVDLETSLSSLEAQIARTQLEVRQTKETVQERAVDLYMSRSLNVGGVLLAVNEMADVSVGLEYAGQVIEDSEALIRRLEVLEHQEELQQEQVEANKRRTEEILAALEVEREGLVADRTLLEEKEAEVAAELEAVKDLLAEVQSDIREVEGELTALEREQEKIEAAIRAAQSAGGEKLGSLRWPVAGSVSSPFGFRVHPISGVRKLHTGIDMSAGSGVKIVAAGNGVVILASWYGGYGNAVVIDHGAGLSTLYAHQSKLAVSVGQSVSDGEVIGYVGSTGYSTGPHLHFETREFGTPVDPMPFLNG